Proteins from a genomic interval of Papaver somniferum cultivar HN1 chromosome 4, ASM357369v1, whole genome shotgun sequence:
- the LOC113272682 gene encoding uncharacterized protein LOC113272682, which yields MDLGEVPEELSRLTDLEKLLIARVHPVMSVYRVKGQQYKYRGNIINFVQDVNAIASVLPCKPRDLSAILIVKRSGSRSTKEFVVRREYVRQALEWLKEHHKHYQDINISYDNIDNLLENGEPDDLPQINENSDQQVHYHEDNYNRPPELQEQVLHIDEFQTVGTISAYVQPDQQRCIIRALEIDEVDQTTTELPFTGEVIDEFTKVGYITMAFSTLFPYGNADLRQSRARKVSECRYFQYLRKFPDGRFARDSRFRYFALNLLTRWPALSLGSIYIKNHPSDGELSIEAIRDMISSGDSRLVSRVSYCAKQIRGTRAYWYTRLKELIAMVKQLGPPTIFFTLSAADLQ from the exons ATGGATCTAGGAGAGGTACCGGAAGAGTTATCTCGTTTGACTGATCTAGAAAAACTATTGATAGCTCGCGTACACCCAGTTATGTCTGTGTATAGAGTGAAAGGACAGCAATACAAATATAGGGGAAATATTATCAATTTTGTACAAGATGTAAATGCAATTGCTTCTGTGCTTCCATGTAAACCAAGAGATTTGTCAGCCATTTTGATTGTGAAGAGGTCAGGTAGTAGGTCGACAAAGGAGTTTGTGGTACGTAGAGAATATGTGCGTCAAGCTCTAGAGTGGTTGAAAGAACATCATAAACATTATCAAGATATAAACATCAGTTATGACAACATTGACAATTTGCTTGAGAACGGTGAACCCGATGACCTTCCACAGATCAATGAGAATTCTGACCAACAG GTTCATTACCATGAAGATAACTACAATAGACCCCCAGAGCTGCAGGAACAAGTTCTCCATATCGATGAATTCCAAACAGTAGGTACCATTAGTGCGTATGTACAACCTGATCAACAAAGATGTATCATAAGAGCTTTGGAGATAGATGAGGTGGATCAGACTACTACAGAACTTCCGTTCACCGGGGAAGTTATTGACGAGTTCACGAAGGTAGGATATATAACCATGGCATTTTCAACTTTATTCCCGTACGGCAATGCAGATTTGAGGCAATCAAGGGCCCGAAAGGTTAGTGAATGCCGGTATTTTCAATACCTAAGGAAGTTTCCGGATGGACGTTTTGCCCGAGACTCCAGATTTCGGTACTTCGCGTTAAATTTATTAACTAGGTGGCCAGCTTTGTCGTTAGGGTCTATTTATATTAAGAATCATCCATCTGATGGAGAACTCTCTATAGAAGCTATTAGGGACATGATTTCATCCGGGGACAGCCGGTTAGTGTCACGAGTTTCATATTGTGCTAAGCAGATACGAGGTACTCGAGCTTATTGGTATACTAGATTAAAAGAGCTCATTGCCATGGTCAAGCAATTGGGGCCGCCTACTATCTTTTTCACCTTAAGTGCGGCAGATTTGCAGTAG